One genomic window of Salvelinus alpinus chromosome 9, SLU_Salpinus.1, whole genome shotgun sequence includes the following:
- the LOC139584147 gene encoding forkhead box protein B1-like: MPRPGRNTYSDQKPPYSYISLTAMAIQSCPEKMLPLSEIYKFIMDRFPYYRENTQRWQNSLRHNLSFNDCFIKIPRRPDQPGKGSFWALHPSCGDMFENGSFLRRRKRFKVMMMMAAQEHLAQSKQSDAAHYLRLSALAATGTHLPQMSSYNLGVSQPSTFKHPFAIENIIAREYKVPGSLAFSTMQSMSASYPLHNQLTAAWPHMYNTMVDSVSPISMSGDYVAYRMPLKSLCHGGQTLPAIPVPIKPNPTTVGLSAGLTPHTSAFRSNSPQSLSPTSPQTDPSQSSPPTPRETHTNPTLQSVAVH; the protein is encoded by the coding sequence ATGCCTCGACCAGGGAGGAACACGTACAGCGACCAGAAACCTCCCTATTCCTACATCTCCCTCACCGCCATGGCGATCCAGTCCTGCCCGGAGAAGATGCTCCCTCTCAGCGAGATCTACAAGTTCATCATGGACAGGTTCCCTTACTACAGAGAGAACACCCAGCGGTGGCAGAACTCCTTACGACACAACCTGTCCTTCAACGACTGTTTCATCAAGATCCCGCGGCGTCCGGACCAGCCCGGGAAGGGAAGCTTCTGGGCTCTGCACCCCAGCTGCGGGGACATGTTCGAGAACGGGAGCTTCTTGCGTCGCCGTAAACGGTtcaaggtgatgatgatgatggcggcGCAAGAGCACCTGGCTCAGTCCAAGCAGTCTGACGCAGCCCATTATCTCAGGCTCAGTGCCCTGGCTGCCACCGGCACACACCTCCCTCAGATGTCCAGCTATAACTTGGGAGTGTCACAGCCATCAACTTTTAAACACCCATTTGCTATAGAAAACATCATCGCCAGAGAGTACAAGGTTCCCGGGAGTCTGGCGTTCTCCACCATGCAGTCCATGTCTGCAAGCTACCCGCTGCACAACCAGCTGACTGCGGCCTGGCCTCACATGTACAACACTATGGTGGACTCTGTTTCTCCTATCTCTATGAGCGGTGACTACGTGGCCTACCGCATGCCCCTTAaatctctgtgtcacggaggacAGACCCTACCCGCCATTCCGGTGCCCATCAAACCCAACCCGACCACGGTGGGTCTCTCGGCGGGGCTGACGCCCCACACATCCGCCTTCCGTTCGAACTCTCCCCAATCTCTGAGCCCCACCTCCCCGCAGACAGACCCCAGCCAAAGCAGCCCCCCCACTCCCAGGGAGACTCACACCAACCCGACACTGCAGTCCGTGGCAGTGCACTAA